The sequence below is a genomic window from Providencia rettgeri.
CACAGCTCTTATTAGAGGCTATCATGTTACGTATCGAAGTTTTATTTGATAAGAATGCTCCACAAAAACCGAGTTCAGTTGTTTTACAAGCACTTGAAACTGAGATTTTACGCAAACTTCAAAACCAATACCCGGACATGGTAACGCGGGTTGGCTTTAGTTCACAACAACGCGTGAATATCTCAGGTACAAAAATAGCGGAGGATA
It includes:
- a CDS encoding DinI-like family protein, with protein sequence MLRIEVLFDKNAPQKPSSVVLQALETEILRKLQNQYPDMVTRVGFSSQQRVNISGTKIAEDKTRIEEILEEIWMDDGWVPEETTVD